aaaaactgtTTGATGTGTAATTCCCTGAgttagtggtaaggtctgcgtgcACTCGGTAGTTATGTTGAAGTTGTGGAATTTGTGTCAATATGTGTATCCTCATATGTGTTTTGTTGTgggatatgatatgagtataCTTGTCTCTTTTAAATGTTTATTACTACTCTGTGAGAAACTTGGAATTGATAGTTCAACTCTGTGAGAAACTTGGAATTGATAGTTTGAGACTTGAGGAACTgaagttcaatttttttcatgtaAAGTTAGTTTGGAAAGGTGTACTCTCattttgtttttataatttgattatAAGCTGTTTCAATGATAAGTTTACCCCTTTTCTTGGGATTTGTTAGTTTGTAGCTTCGAGGAAGGAGGTTTTAGTTTCTCATGTAAGTAAACAATAGAGTTGAATAGTTTCAGTTTTAAATTTTTGGGAAGATTGGTGAGTGTCTTAAATTTTGGTATACGGAAAGTCTGAGTGTATGGGAATATGTTCTTGTCAGTGGAGTGAGTGAGAAAGCTTCTTAGATGTTTCTTTAAGCTTTATGTTGGTTTGGGAAAAGAATCTAACATTAGAGTTTCTATTATTTTACTGAAGGAACTAAACAGCTTGTTTATAAAAAAAGGAAACATAGCCCAATCAGGCCTAAAGCTTGTTGGATCTTATGTTGCTGCACCCGTGTCGGATTCTCcgaaaatgcactacttttgaaGAGTCCGACACGCACCCGTGGACATTTTcaaagagtccgagcaacataggtcACTTGGATCCTATCTCAGTGATGCTTATTTCTGAGAAAATCTTTCCATGCTATAAATAACAAGATTACACAGGCTGGGTTTCAGACCCACGGCAATAGCAAGGGAAAGCACTTTACCCTTCACTGGGGGTTCTGAAATGTGTCAACGGCCTTCACTTGAAATATATATGgttttctctttgttttctatTTTCATACATAAACAGTACTTTTTAcaacaaaaggaaaaagagagtAAGGAGGGCTTTGCACAGATTGGAGCTTGTCTTGTACTCCTGTCAGTTTCAAAATTGGTATGATGTATCATATGAGACTAGCAgttcttttgattgttaaatATTAGACTATCAGTTGAAGAAGCTAATATTCCCCTTTGTCCTGCTTAAAGAAGCTATTGAATTAAAACTGATGAAAGGTGAAGATGATTCTGGACTATTTACGTCTGGAGTCATCTTAATCTATTCTTTTATTTCTCAGAAAAGAATAGGTGATGATGATTCCAGATATGGCAAGTAGTATCTTCTCTCCAGGACATATGAGTAAAATGTAGATATGTCAAAAATCCTGTCTTTTTTGACAAGTTAATTGGTTATTTTGGGCAGAGCTTGTAAAGAAAATAGGAAGGGTAAAGGTTCTTGGTagaaaggaagagaaaataaggaaGTAAAATAGATGGTCATGTTTAATGAATCAGTTAGAGTTGGCCATTACAAATTTTCCCTCTATAACACTAGCCAAGATAGAATTGACTCAAACTCTTTCCAATAGCGCCGCTCTTCAATTTCTGCTAGCGTATGCCAAGATAGTTTGTCTTTCCATCTGCTCAGTTTAGGACTTTCATATCTTCTGTCTGGGGCTCAAACTACGTAACTTTTGGATAACTTTAGGGGGTGATACAGTTTTGACctgttcaatttttttcctttgttcaaGGAAATATTTGTCAGAGGGAAACTTGAGTGATTTCTTCAGAAGCTCAAAGCTTAGAACAGGAAAATGATTTGGCTTTTTCTCTTTTAATGGTTTACAAATGAATCAACGAATGGTCATCTGCTGTTTGAAACCATGGGGAGCCTCAAGTAGTTTACTGAAATTGAGTTGTTCTGGCAATATCTTTTATTTCTACaaaagctttggttctctgtgTTTAATTACTTAAGTTGCTTCACTAGCAACATATTTTCTCATCCTAACTTTTCCGAAAAACTTTTCCATTTTATCTTCAGGGTTATATTGTCCTTAACAGACCATGGGCTTTTGTTCAGTGGCTTGAAAAGGCAACAATTGAAGAAGAGTAAGTAACCACCTGAATAATGTATACCATTTTTTCCAGTATGCATATAGTCTGAACGGTACAATATGCTATGACTGATGCAGATACATTCTAATGGCAGAGCCCGACCATGTATTTGCAAATCCCTTGCCAAATTTGGCTCGTGGAGATCACCCAGCTGCATTCCCCTTTTTCTACATTAAACCATCAGAACATGAGGAAATTATACGAAAATACTATCCACAGGAGCTAGGCCCAGTGACTAATGTTGATCCAATTGGAAATTCTCCAGTAATAATTAAAAAGGTTAGCTGTAATATGCTGAACCAAACAGTATTTTGTTATTGCGGGCAAAGTTCTTTTAAATTTCTTGCCTGCTGAATGGTATTAACAATACCAATATGCTCTGTGATGAAAATGCTGTCCGATCTCATTATTATGTCTAGTTTTTTGGGCTGGTCATTCCTCTGGTTCATGTAATTATTTTTGGTTTTCTGTGTTGTTTTTTTGATTGTTGCAGTCCATTTTGGAGAAAATTGCTCCTACATGGATGAATATTTCTTTGAGGATGAAAGATGATCCAGAAACCGACAAGGCTTTTGGCTGGGTTCTGGAAATGTGTGTGATGTTTGTGTTTCTTATTTCTGTTGTTGCTCGTTATTGATATTATGTTTGGCTTATGAAGTATAAATTTGatttctatttccttgttccaGGTATGGCTATGCGGTGGCATCTGCTTTACATGGCGTACGGCACATTCTTCGAAAGGACTTCATGCTACAGGTCTACAGGAGCTAAACGAAAAtatctttttcttcattatGTTATGCTTGACTAATCCCTATCTAACAAACGTCGGTCATCTTCAGCCACCTTGGGATCTGGAAGTTGGAAAGAGGTTTATTATTCATTATACCTATGGATGTGATTATAATATGAAGGTAAAATAAACACTTAAAGATTCTGTTCTTGCAAATATGGAATTTTCTCGGCATAACAAACATTGTTCTGCTGTTCACTGAATCCTTTTGGTGATTAAACAGGGAGAGCTGACATATGGAAAGATTGGTGAATGGAGATTTGACAAAAGATCTTACCTTCGGGGCCCTCCACCAAAAAATCTCAGTTTGCCCCCTCCAGGGGTTCCTGAAAGTGTGGTACGTTCAAACCTCTGTTTATAGCTTTACAGTATGCTGTAGAActattaactattaaaaaaaaaagtacctGGGAAATCATCCTAATTTGTATTGCCAACTTTAAAATTGAGATTGCAGAGACTTATATGCTGTGTAAACAACAGAGGCAATTGGACATACCAAAATTACAGATAGCCTCTgttggtttttttttcttcttaattatcaaaaaacaaCAGAGGCTATCTGTAATTTTGGTATGTCCAATTGCATTTGTTTTGCATACTTTTATCGGATTGACTTCCCTTTCTTGACGTGGTCAAAAGGTACTAGCTTATGTTATCACTTCCCTTTGCTTCCTAGCTTCATTTTACCTTATATGGTCATTGCTGTTTATCTTTCTTCTATCATAAAAGTTTGTGACTACAGAGCCTCAAGCAACAACTATTGTTTGACATTTTTTCTCAAGATGAAACCTGTAGCCTGTAGGATGGACTAATGGGAATGGATGGACATGAGAATCACCTTTGTCCATCCTACAGGTTTCatcttgagaaaatattttatcctCTGTATGCCTGTtgtcattttcataaatttacttCCCTTTAAGGGATTCAATACTTCCCTCATGCGTTGCACTAGAAGCTACCAGCACATTTTTCCAATTGCCATGCAAATTGTTTCTACCCATCAGATTCGAATCATCACACTTATCATGCAAAAATCTTCTTCTGcaataattcaaaaatacttCTTATTCCCAAACATCGTAGTTGTAAATTATCAGTGAACTTGCCCTTGAAGTTATACTTGATGAACCAGATCTAAAAGTCACTTCTACATGGAACATGAGTTCATCCCTATGTGCTTGGATGACTTCCTCAAACTTATGATGGCTCAGTTATTATATCAGAATGAAGCAGGtgtttttatgttatgcatTTAACACAAGAAAATGGACGGACTGACATGAGAATCAGCTTGCAGCCTGCCCAAGTTAGGACAAGTCTCTTCCTAGTGGTCATGGAACATAATTAATGAAATGTCTATCAATAATTGGAAGCCGCTCATCAATAAGAAACTAACCGAACATTAGATTAAGGAATTTCACAAGCGATCATTAGGACTAGCATATTTGCACAGGTGTTAACCCTTTTTATCTGAATCGGAGAGTGGCAAGTGTTGGCCCTGATCTACTGAACTATCACGAAAGCCCCAATAATAGTTACTGTCCGCAAAGACCCAATCAGTTCTAATATGATGATACTGATAAATATGGCTCTTCtagaaggaaaaggaaaagacaaATTTTAGGACCATTACCAAAATTATGCATAGTTTTTATTTTAGGTCCTATGTTTCCTAAAGAGTCTTAGTGCTATTAGAAATTTATATAGAgaactttatcaaaaaaaaaaatctgattttGTATAATATTGGTCTGCAATGAACTTAAATGGAGAGACATGATAACATGTCTTCCTCGGTTAGATCGTGACAGATCTGTTCATATCCTTTCCTCATTTCCTTTTTTATCGCAAAGCGTATCATTTGTCCTTAACCAGTGGGTACGTGTGAACACTAAGTATTTGATTTGAAGGCAATTAAATCTCATCACAATGATCGATGCAAGCACACATATCTGCAAGAAATTATATAACATCAAACATACAAGTGGGGAGGAGAAAGTGCCAGTATCTGCAAGGAACCAGACTTGCTTTTATACTGCTCATGTCGGGTTTTTTCCCCTTTTGCAGGTAAGATTAGTGAAGATGGTTAATGAAGCTACTGCTAATATTCCTGGATGGGAGACCGAGTGAGAATGAGTCAAATTTAACTTGTATACTTACCTATATTTATACTTGGCTCATTTTCCGAAGCACAACACATTGTCAAGAGTTCCCAGATTTTGGCAGACTTCAAGATGGATTATCTTTAGAACAATACATGATTTAAACAAGTTAAATTGACATGGTGTCATACTGGAGTAGTTCTGTCCTTTATGGATATTTCTCCTTCTCCCTCCGTGGTACTTGTGGACTAAACTATAAACCTAGTATTCTTTTGTAAAAATCTGTTGTGTAATGTCTTTAAAGTGTAATAGGAGATCTGAGgcctttttgataaattatgaCACACAAGTtagagtctcaaaaatgatctTTACTATACAAGAGAACTTGATCAATGGCAGACTTATGCTGGAATTCTTCTATGTTTTTTTCGTGGAGGCAATATCTGTAGTTGTATTACACTGATGTTTCTTCTGTTGTGTTTCCTTTTTGGAAGAATCAGTATGAATTATAAAGTTGGAAATAAATGCATTAATATTCTAACTTATATCAATATACATTTGAAAATTTGCTTGTGATAAATAGTAGTATCTCCTAAATCAAAGCATGTTATCTGGTATGGGCTCATAAACAGCTTGATCATGGTATGTTCTTTTTGTTAGCACTAACAAAAGAGTATTAAAGTGTCATTGAAGTACCCATGTAGCAAAGGTTTTAGTTCAACGTGGAAGACACAAATTAGTATTTCACTTAATGAAAGAACTACTCtatgttttctttttcaaattgctTTGATATACATTATTTGAGTCAAGGGTTTTTcggaaacaatctctctaccttTACAAGATagggtaaggtttgcgtacgcTCTATTTTCCCTAGACTTTACACGTGGAATTTCTCTtgatatattgttattgttgaaaTGATTACTTTATGAAAACTTACCATTCGCGATGGAGGTATTTTAAAACCTTAAAGAGGGTAAgggaaaaaatgaagaaagagaAGAGGTAAATGAAGTAGAATTCTTCTGCGTAGGCAGAACTTTATGTGCATTTCAGCTTTGgaaaaatcctccaaaatctaGAAAGAAATGTTTATAGCTACGCTCTGCGTCTTATATAATATTCTTTTTCAACATGAATGGATGTAATGTTTAATATGATTACTTGTTTAGCTGCTCTGATTCAAGAATTATGGAATTGATTGACAAATATTAGACAAGTGATATATGTACAAAGAAAATGGACAAAGAAGTGGAAGAACTAGATCCTTAGCCGATCTCAAAAAAAACTGGTGAAGTTGGCTATACTGATGAGAAATTGATGAGAAAACTTGTCCCTTAATACACAAAACTGAAGATTGTTTGATCTATGCATGAGAAACTATTTCACGCACACGAAAGGAAATCTTGAGAATTGAGATTAAGGCATAATCCAATTCTACAAGAAACAAGAGTTTAAGATATGGGAATGTTACTATAATTGAACATATGAAATTAGTTTGGAATAAGAAAAAGTTGGTTGATTCTAAATCAAGTCAAACAAGGATTGATTTCTTGGAAAGTCTTGAACCAAGTCTTGGTTGGATTTGGAGAAACATAAATGACTACTCTACTTCTATATAAAGCATCGCTTTGATGCTTTATAGTTGAAACCGCAAAAACGAGAGATGTAGATGAAATGATCTATACAAGGGTCTTGTCAGGAGAAGTGTCAACTGCTACAACAACAAAGAATATGTTCTAAGAGTTATTTATACTGTCCTTGAGTTGTAACAGTTAAATTCTTGTGGTTTTCATACTGTACACTCATTACATTTCTAGAGATTTGAATTAGGTGTTTGTTTTGAGTCATAAGGAACTTCATAAACTAGGTAAAGTCTTTAAAGAAGTTGAAGAAGGTAccaataaatagagaaaattgtTGAGGATTGAGGTGGGGGTTGTTGAAGTTAGTTCATTAGGTGTGCAAAGGGTAATAACCTTAAAAGTTGCTCGTATTGTAGTGGAGACTTAGGGAAAATTCTATTGGAGATAGGTTGTGATTTTTGCCTCCCTTAAGTAAGAAATTTTTCACATATAAATTTTTGTGTTGATATACTATGCCATACTTTACTTCTTGCATAGTTGCTGAAAGAACCTAGATCTTTCAAATATAGGTGAGAAAAAAAATAGCAATTGATATCAGAgcaaattctttcaaaagaggCCAACATCTTGAAAGACAATAGATGGTTGGGCCTATCGAAGTTCAAGAATGACAATTAGTCACAAGAATACCATGTttcattgaaaaaatattataattggtGAAAAGCAAAAATGCAAGACTTTATCATTGGAGAAGACATAGAGTTATGGCATATTATACAAAAATGTCAAAAAATCTCCTCAACTATTGACATCACCAATGAATTAGACTCTCTTGGAGAAGTTGTCTCTTGGCTTGGCTTGATCTCGCTCCCTTCCCGCACTATTCTTCCCCACTAAAAAGTTAAGAAGAAGGAATGAAAGACTTTTTTATATATTGCCCGACTCTTGGGAAAACAAAGTGAATGTTATATGGAGTTAAAGAATATAAATACAATTACCATGGAGGAACTCATGAGAAATTTGAAAACCTATGAGATAAGGAAGCTTTAGAGTAAGAAAAGTACTTCCATCCCTCTCTCCCTTCGCCCACCCAAGTAGATATGTGAATCTGGTCATCATAGCTACCCATGACCAAGACCTTGGTGAATAAAACATAACATTACTCATAAGAAGATTTCAAAAAATGATCAGGAGAGGTGAGTTCCTATATAAATGAGGCTCTTAAAGACTAAGAGGACTGATAGAAGTAATTCAGAGGGATGTTATAAATGTGAAAATTCAAACCATTTCATTAGagattttctatatatataaaaaatggtTGGAGAAGAAATGAtcctaaaaaagaaaagaaacaggTTCCTAGAAATAGAATAAGTACTAGGAAAGCAGATCAAATTATGAGAAAGGCAATAGCTGTCATGAAAAATTCTGCCCCCAGAATTACCATCGCGGTCGCGAAGACCAACAAGGGCCAATGCCTCATCGCGATTAAGGCCAAGGGCCTCGCGATTGTGATGCTTGTACTTAGTGACCTCCGCGATCGCTGAGGCCTCATCGCAATCACAATGAAGAAAATCACTAGCACCAACAATTGCTGCAACAAggagttttggccaagtttaaaTTCTCTGATGaggtgctcgggattcgttcaaAATCTCATGTGTGCAAAGATATGTTATTCCATCTAATTTGACGTTTATGACTCAATGACAAATTCGAAATtttcatacgaggtcattttaatgataAGTGGGTTACACACCTAAGTGTTATTTTTGCCAATTTCCATAACTGGTCTCGAgattagactagaagcctcGGGAAGCGAATGGAAGGTTGTTCTAGAACAAAATtgacattccaaaactaactgCGCTAACAAAATTTTTATCcaagcgcattttccaagaatgtagatcaaagtcaaccttaggccaaattttaaaggctaatacgccaaatgaccccaaacccGCACTGAATACCTCTACACTCGtgccaaccatgctactagcctaatttggtcattccagagctgatgaaaccGTTAAAAAATCGTTCTGAGATTGTTTACTTGATGTTATGactgaaatcaacttttcaagttttaaaagctctaaaatagagaaataggcctaaaaTCCAATGAATGACCAAACGCTCGAACATCTAGTGCCAGCAATTCATAAATGACTTAAGGTCATTATAGGAATTCTCTAAACGATGAAATAAATGcattaactcaaaaatgacccagagggtcattacaacatccactactaaaagaactttcatccacaGAAATAAATGTCAAGAAGTACCTAAAAgctcaaataagctggggaaaTGCTCCTCCATCTCCTACtcggtctcccaggtagcctcctcgactAGACGAGCCTCTAACGGACCTTAACCACAGGAATGTCTTTGGATCGCAACTGCCTCACATCTCTGTCCAAGATAGCAAACTGGCTACTCAATACAACTCAAACGATCGTCCAACTCAACCGCATCATACTGGAGCATATGAGACTCATCTAGAACATACCAGCGTAACATCAAAATAGGGAAAATTGGATGGATAGTTGAGAAGGCTTAGGGAAAAggtaactcataagcaacctcaccaactatcctcaaaatctcaaaagggtcaTATACATGAGGCTAATCTTTTCTTGCATCCCAAATCTCACCATGCCCTTTATGGGTGATACACGGAGGAATACTCTGCATTAATGGAAAATCTCAACAGCCGAGGGTTATGATCCGCATAACTCTAGTGTCTACTCTGATCTATCTTGAGCCTATCTTGAATgtccctcacatgatctaagggcACCTGCATCAAGTCTGTACCATGCAGCTTGAGTtctgtagactcaaaccaaccaaccgaagagcgacaatgcctaccatataaggcctcaaacgaGGCCatatgaatactagagtggtagttgttgttgtatgcaaaataTGTCAAAGGAAAAAACTGGTCCCATTAACCTTCAAAGTCCATAATGCAGGCCCACAATATATCCTCAAGAACCTAAATAGTGCGCTCTGACTTACCATTAGTATGcgggtgaaaagttgtgctagGGTCGACACAATTGCCCAACTCCTCCTGAAAAGTCCTCAaaaagctagatgtgaactatgagcctagtctgaaatgatagaaataggcacGCCATGAAGACGAACAACCTCCCGAATGTACATACGGGTAAATCTCTCAACACTATAAGAAGTATGAAGAAGGAGAAAATATGTTAACTTGGTTAATTGATCGACAATGccccaaatactatcaataccTCTAGAAGTGCGAGGCAACCCCACaataaagtccatggtgatgTGCTCCTACTTCCACTTAGGAATGAGTAATCTATGAAACTCGCCACCATGCCTCAAATGCTCGaccttcacctgttgacaaCTCAAACAGCGTGATACATAGTCTGCAACATCTTTCCTCATGCTGCTCTACTAGTAATATTGcttcaagtcacgatacatcttagttatGCTCGGATGGATAGAGTACACAAAATCATAGGCCTCGCTAAGAATCAATAGAATCAAACCGCCGACTCTCGAACCACACAAGCGACCACCCAATCTTAATATCCTATTTGGATCTAAGGTATCCCGATAGGTGTCACCTCCCAAAAACCAATCTTGAGGAGCAGCtaaatcctcatcctcaaactaacgACTGTGAATCCAATCCAAAAGGGATAATGAACTCCCACATAAGGTAGCACACATAGAGAATTAGAAATATCAAGCCAAATCATTCTGTTggctaaggactggatgtccaaagccAAAGGTTGCTCCACAGAAAAAagaaaggctagactacccatactcaatATCTTTCGACTCAAGGCGCCCGTTACTATATTTGCCTTGTCTAGATGGAAGAGAAtaaagaggtcatagtcctttaagaGCTCAATCCAACAGCACTGCCTCAAATTTAGATCACGCTATCACACAATGTACTGAAGGCTCATGTGATTTGTGTAGGTCTCATATCGAACTCCATATAGGCAGTACCTCCAAATCTAACGTGTGAAAACTAACACCgccaactttaaatcatgagtcgggtagttgCACTCATGTAGCTTTAGCTTCCTCAATGTATAATAAATAACCCAACTTTGCTACATCAGTTCCAACCCAAACTAACACCGAATGCGCCAAAATAAATCATGAAACGCTCGCCCTCAACTGGAAGATTCAATATGGGAGCGGTAGTAAGAAACTACTTGAGCCTTAAAAATCTCCTCTCATGCTCTTATGACCACTCAAAGGGAACATCATGGAGAGTCAACTGAGTCAAAGGTGCCGTTATGGTGGAAAATCCCTCAAGACAATATTTGTATTACTCTGCTAATCTGATAAAGCTATGAATCTCAGTCACAGAGATAGGTATAGCCTAATCACGAATACTTCAATCTTCGCCGAATTAACCAAAATGCCCTCTTTGAATACCACGTGTCCTAAGAACACTATAGACTTAAgtcaaaactcgcactttgtgaacttggcataaaaccattaatctctcaaagtttggagTACTGTCCTTAAATACTGCTCATGCTCACTTCGGCGTCGCgagtataccaatatatcattgATAAAGACTATGACAATGGAGTCCAGATATGTCCTGAATACACGAGTAATCAAGTCCAGCAAAGCGACATgggtattagtcaacccaaaagacatcactaggaactcataatggccgtAACTAGtcctaaatgcggtcttagggatgtccctaccctaatcctcaactggttgtagaaggatctcaaatcaatcttagaaaacaccgcGACACCCTGAAGCttgtcaaatagatcatcaataagAGGCATGACGgttcttcaccatcaccttgttgAGCTACTTATAACCAACACACATATGGATAGTActgtctttcttcttcacaaacaggACTGGAGCATCCCAAGACGATATACTAGGCAGAATGAATCATTTACCTAAGAGATCCTTAAGCTGAACACTAAGATCCTTCATCTCTGTGGGGGCCATATGATACGGCGGGATGGAAATAAGATGAGTACCTAACTTcaagtcaatagcaaagtcTATATCACGATTTGGGGGAAGGCCAGATAGGTCAGCAAAAAACACATCTGCATACTCTTGGGCTATAGGCACTAACTCAATCATAGGGAACTCTGTACGATATCTCTAACATAAGCCAAGTAAACAAAGCACCCGTTAGTCACTAGCCTTCGAGCCCGAATAAAAGAAATCACCCGTCGGTATGCGACTACAAGAGCCTTGCCACACCACCGGAaaaataccaggcatggctaaggtaacgatCTTGGCATAGCAATCTAGGGCCGCTCAATGAGGGGATAACTAGTACATGCCCAAAATTATGTTGAAATCcaacatatcaagtaaaataagatcaacCCTAGTGTTCCTCCCTCGaatagtcaccacataggatcaaaaaacctgatccactactaaagaatcacctactaAAGTCAAAACACGTAATGGCTCTGCTACGGGCTCTGGACTCATGCTCAATCCTGGGTGCAATACACATTTACATATGAA
This region of Solanum dulcamara chromosome 9, daSolDulc1.2, whole genome shotgun sequence genomic DNA includes:
- the LOC129903310 gene encoding hydroxyproline O-arabinosyltransferase NOD3-like, with translation MMPRKNMGRVSPLLLVLLALGFFFATYNLVTMIIHNRGTTRSSSISTSNNDGGSKWFDPVKESSLVKSGDRKFHVALTATDAPYSKWQCRIMYYWYKRMKERDGSDMGGFTRVLHSGKPDNLMEEIPTFVVDPLPEGLDRGYIVLNRPWAFVQWLEKATIEEEYILMAEPDHVFANPLPNLARGDHPAAFPFFYIKPSEHEEIIRKYYPQELGPVTNVDPIGNSPVIIKKSILEKIAPTWMNISLRMKDDPETDKAFGWVLEMYGYAVASALHGVRHILRKDFMLQPPWDLEVGKRFIIHYTYGCDYNMKGELTYGKIGEWRFDKRSYLRGPPPKNLSLPPPGVPESVVRLVKMVNEATANIPGWETE